The following proteins are encoded in a genomic region of Sorangiineae bacterium MSr12523:
- a CDS encoding neutral/alkaline ceramidase, which produces MMMRNPIRGRSLVLAALMVAPASLAFGCSVDASSPADGKSENAATLDEPYLVGRGIADITGEAAEGHGANYGRLDQTTVGIHIRQRARAFIVVDRTTGKRVVLVTADEGSMYASVRQAVLAKLNAKYGSLYNERNILIAVTHTHGTPGGYSDYNLYNIVTFGFHQQTFDAFVDGVVESIDRAHADLAPGTISLGRSQLSDASANRSRQAFDLDPAADKSQFPNAIDTTSVVLRFDRGGSSVGALNWFPTHGTSMTGDNGLITGDNKGYAALHWEREINGVNYRNPGPSFVAAFAQTNAGDMSPNLDLKPGTGPTNDQFANTRIIGTRQYQAARAAFDQPAEAIAGSVDYRLSYVEMEKLTVRPEFTGDGQSHTTCGATLGASFAAGSTEDGPGPEIFKEGVGNNPLIQKVTEARYKASDELRRCQAPKDILLDTGSLGFTAKILPIQLVRLGQIYVVSLPFEPTVVAGLRLRRTVAQRLGVDVKNVIVAGYANDYAGYLTSPEEYDHQDYEGGHTMYGRWQLPATLQEISRLADDLKAGRASTPGPNPPGPGGREAFQPGVVFDAPAIGYNYGDVVTQPQASYARGQQVSVVFDGAHPKNNLHRGGTFLEVQRKVGDGWQTVADDGDWSTKYHWERWGVAASRVTITWDVPADAAAGTYRILYQGDAKEIGGTITPIAGASREFAISP; this is translated from the coding sequence ATGATGATGCGTAATCCCATTCGAGGTAGGTCATTGGTCCTCGCCGCGCTGATGGTCGCACCCGCAAGCCTGGCTTTCGGCTGTTCGGTGGACGCTTCATCGCCCGCCGACGGAAAAAGCGAAAATGCGGCCACGTTGGACGAGCCTTACCTCGTCGGACGCGGCATTGCAGACATTACCGGCGAGGCCGCGGAAGGCCACGGCGCGAATTATGGGCGGCTCGATCAAACGACGGTCGGCATCCACATTCGCCAGCGTGCGCGTGCCTTCATCGTCGTCGATCGCACCACGGGCAAACGCGTGGTCCTCGTCACGGCGGACGAAGGATCCATGTATGCCAGCGTGCGTCAGGCGGTCTTGGCGAAATTGAATGCCAAATATGGATCGCTGTACAACGAGCGGAACATCCTCATTGCGGTCACGCACACGCATGGCACGCCGGGAGGCTATTCCGATTACAATCTGTACAACATCGTCACCTTCGGCTTTCACCAGCAGACGTTCGACGCATTCGTCGACGGTGTGGTCGAATCAATCGATCGCGCCCATGCCGATCTCGCGCCAGGGACCATCTCCCTCGGGCGCAGTCAGCTCAGCGACGCGAGCGCCAACCGTTCGCGCCAGGCGTTCGACCTCGATCCGGCGGCGGACAAATCGCAATTTCCCAATGCCATCGATACGACCAGCGTCGTGTTGCGGTTCGATCGCGGCGGCAGCTCGGTGGGCGCACTCAATTGGTTCCCCACCCACGGCACCAGCATGACCGGCGACAATGGGCTCATCACCGGCGACAACAAGGGATACGCGGCGCTGCACTGGGAACGTGAGATCAATGGCGTCAATTACCGCAACCCGGGGCCGAGCTTCGTGGCCGCCTTTGCGCAGACCAACGCCGGCGACATGAGCCCGAATCTCGATTTGAAGCCGGGCACGGGCCCCACGAACGACCAATTCGCCAACACGCGCATCATCGGTACGCGCCAGTATCAGGCGGCGCGCGCGGCGTTCGATCAGCCGGCGGAGGCCATTGCGGGAAGCGTCGATTATCGCTTGTCGTACGTCGAAATGGAAAAGCTCACCGTCCGGCCCGAATTCACCGGCGACGGCCAATCGCATACCACGTGCGGCGCCACCTTGGGTGCGAGCTTCGCCGCGGGAAGCACGGAAGATGGGCCCGGGCCGGAAATCTTCAAGGAAGGCGTGGGGAACAATCCGCTCATTCAAAAGGTGACCGAGGCGCGTTACAAGGCCTCGGACGAACTGCGAAGGTGCCAGGCGCCCAAGGACATACTGCTCGACACCGGCAGCCTCGGGTTCACTGCGAAGATTCTCCCCATTCAATTGGTGCGCCTTGGACAGATCTACGTGGTCTCGCTGCCCTTCGAGCCCACCGTGGTCGCCGGGTTGCGTTTGCGCCGCACGGTGGCGCAGCGATTGGGCGTCGACGTGAAAAACGTGATCGTCGCTGGATATGCCAATGACTATGCCGGGTATCTGACCTCGCCCGAGGAGTACGATCACCAGGATTACGAAGGCGGCCACACCATGTACGGGCGGTGGCAGCTTCCCGCGACCCTGCAGGAGATCTCACGCCTGGCCGACGATTTGAAAGCGGGCCGTGCGAGCACGCCGGGTCCCAATCCGCCGGGCCCGGGAGGGCGCGAGGCGTTTCAACCCGGGGTCGTCTTCGATGCGCCGGCCATTGGGTACAACTACGGCGATGTCGTGACGCAGCCCCAGGCGAGCTACGCGCGCGGGCAGCAGGTGAGCGTGGTCTTCGACGGCGCGCACCCGAAGAACAACCTGCACCGGGGCGGTACCTTCCTCGAGGTGCAACGCAAAGTGGGCGACGGCTGGCAAACGGTGGCCGACGACGGCGATTGGTCGACCAAGTACCATTGGGAGCGATGGGGCGTGGCGGCCTCGCGCGTGACCATCACCTGGGACGTACCGGCGGACGCGGCGGCGGGCACGTACCGGATTCTCTACCAAGGCGATGCAAAGGAGATCGGTGGAACGATCACACCGATTGCCGGAGCCTCGCGCGAGTTCGCTATTTCGCCCTGA